The Xanthomonas sp. CFBP 8443 genome has a window encoding:
- the pdxY gene encoding pyridoxal kinase encodes MTASAESHLIHGRRQRPDGPVPVDVISVQSQLVYGHAGNSAAMPPMRALGLRVAEIPTTLLSNAPFYDTLRGKVLPSDWFADLLLGASERGLPQRARMLVSGYFGSVGNGTAFADWLDSTLPQCPTLRYCLDPVIGDTHTGPYVEPGLETVFAERLLPQAWLVTPNAFELGRLTGMPALAQDDAIAAAQALLARGPQWVLAHSVSGDAGQLVTLAVSREAIYRWRSPLLPVDVAGTGDVLMSLLVAFLLRGDAFELAIGRAIAGVHAALEATLAADYEELDVLAAAPAALATPLRFAAERLA; translated from the coding sequence ATGACCGCATCCGCCGAAAGCCACCTGATCCACGGCCGTCGCCAGCGCCCTGACGGGCCGGTGCCGGTCGATGTCATTTCCGTACAGTCGCAATTGGTCTACGGCCACGCCGGCAACAGCGCGGCGATGCCGCCGATGCGCGCGTTGGGCCTGCGCGTGGCGGAGATCCCGACCACGCTGTTGAGCAATGCGCCGTTCTACGACACCTTGCGCGGCAAGGTGCTGCCGTCGGACTGGTTCGCCGATCTGCTGCTCGGCGCCAGCGAGCGCGGCCTGCCGCAGCGCGCGCGCATGCTGGTGTCCGGCTATTTCGGCAGCGTCGGCAACGGCACCGCATTCGCCGACTGGCTCGACAGCACGCTGCCGCAGTGTCCGACGCTGCGCTACTGCCTGGATCCGGTGATCGGCGATACGCATACCGGACCCTACGTCGAGCCAGGGCTGGAGACCGTGTTCGCCGAGCGCCTGCTGCCGCAGGCGTGGCTGGTCACGCCGAATGCGTTCGAACTCGGACGCCTCACCGGCATGCCTGCCTTGGCCCAGGACGATGCCATCGCCGCGGCGCAGGCGTTGCTGGCGCGCGGGCCGCAGTGGGTGCTGGCGCACAGCGTGAGCGGCGATGCCGGGCAGCTGGTGACGCTGGCGGTGAGCCGCGAGGCGATCTACCGCTGGCGCTCGCCGCTGTTGCCGGTGGACGTGGCCGGCACCGGCGACGTACTGATGTCGCTGCTGGTCGCGTTCCTGCTGCGCGGCGACGCCTTCGAACTGGCAATCGGCCGCGCCATCGCCGGCGTGCACGCGGCGCTGGAAGCGACCCTGGCCGCGGACTACGAGGAACTGGACGTGCTTGCCGCCGCGCCCGCGGCGCTGGCCACGCCGCTGCGCTTCGCCGCCGAGCGCCTGGCGTGA
- a CDS encoding alpha/beta hydrolase, producing the protein MRSSPIARFALLALPLGWALTGHAQTIAPPARIAMEHAVATAIDGSSMPYDIGTLSVPENRDKPDSRPIQVGFARVKARHPSGAPPIFLLAGGPGTTMLDIVLDRDDTARRRVKAWQAYAEVADLVVVEQRGYTLRGEQMELDTPALPLDQPMTTAQDIAITRGLARRAQAAYPQADLSGYSIAQIADDVDDLRHALGYDRISLVAASFGSQWAFAVLKRHPGRVARAVISATEPLDAGYDQPSQVFAAFQRIAAEADQSPALAPYLPAGGTIAALQATRQRFAAGPIRVDVEHDGMRQQVVLGLEDYQLALITYSANAATFPRFVLSAYHGHYEDWARDAIAWRAPEKRALINPLINIGLDMSAPRKRLLWSDPALPLLGRWNFAAYLATKGEWATADAGDAMRAPVLDPTPVLFVQGDWDTSTPLENTLALLPYFPNSRTLLLHRAQHNGTFALLRSRPDLAAKVYAFLRDGDTRTLPAEAALDPVAFAAPAFPAPAPEFAAPAAVDEHR; encoded by the coding sequence ATGCGCAGCAGCCCGATTGCCCGTTTCGCACTGCTCGCGCTCCCGCTCGGCTGGGCGTTGACCGGCCACGCGCAGACGATCGCGCCACCTGCGCGCATCGCCATGGAGCACGCGGTCGCCACTGCGATCGACGGCTCGTCGATGCCCTACGACATCGGCACCCTGTCGGTGCCGGAGAACCGCGACAAACCGGATAGCCGCCCGATCCAGGTCGGCTTCGCCCGGGTCAAGGCGCGCCACCCGAGCGGTGCACCGCCGATCTTCCTGCTGGCGGGCGGACCGGGCACGACGATGCTCGACATCGTGCTCGATCGCGACGACACCGCCAGGCGCCGCGTCAAAGCCTGGCAGGCGTATGCGGAGGTCGCCGACCTGGTGGTGGTCGAGCAGCGCGGCTACACCCTGCGCGGCGAACAAATGGAACTGGACACGCCGGCCTTGCCGCTGGACCAGCCGATGACCACCGCGCAGGACATCGCCATCACCCGCGGCCTGGCGCGGCGCGCGCAGGCCGCCTATCCGCAGGCCGATCTCTCCGGCTATTCGATCGCGCAGATCGCCGACGACGTCGACGACCTGCGCCATGCGCTGGGCTACGACAGGATCAGCCTGGTCGCCGCCAGCTTCGGCTCGCAGTGGGCGTTCGCGGTGCTCAAGCGCCATCCCGGACGCGTGGCGCGCGCGGTGATCTCCGCCACCGAACCGCTGGACGCCGGCTACGACCAACCGTCGCAGGTGTTCGCCGCGTTCCAGCGCATCGCCGCGGAAGCCGACCAATCGCCCGCGCTGGCCCCATACCTGCCCGCCGGCGGCACGATCGCGGCGCTGCAGGCGACGCGCCAGCGTTTCGCCGCCGGTCCGATCCGTGTAGACGTCGAGCACGACGGCATGCGGCAGCAGGTCGTACTGGGGCTGGAGGACTACCAACTCGCGCTGATCACCTACTCCGCGAACGCCGCCACCTTCCCGCGCTTCGTGCTCTCGGCCTACCACGGCCACTACGAAGACTGGGCGCGCGACGCCATCGCCTGGCGCGCGCCGGAGAAGCGCGCGTTGATCAATCCGCTGATCAATATCGGCCTGGACATGAGCGCGCCGCGCAAGCGCCTGCTGTGGAGCGACCCGGCGCTGCCGCTGCTCGGGCGCTGGAACTTCGCCGCGTATCTGGCGACCAAGGGCGAATGGGCCACCGCCGACGCCGGCGACGCCATGCGCGCACCAGTCCTGGATCCGACCCCGGTGCTGTTCGTGCAGGGCGACTGGGACACCTCCACGCCGCTGGAGAACACCCTGGCGCTGCTGCCCTACTTTCCCAACAGCCGCACGCTGCTGCTGCATCGCGCGCAGCACAATGGCACCTTCGCGCTGCTGCGCAGCCGGCCGGACCTGGCCGCCAAGGTCTACGCGTTCCTGCGCGACGGCGACACCCGCACCCTGCCGGCGGAAGCGGCGCTGGACCCGGTAGCGTTCGCCGCGCCGGCATTTCCCGCGCCCGCGCCCGAATTCGCTGCGCCCGCAGCGGTGGACGAGCACCGCTGA
- the dnaJ gene encoding molecular chaperone DnaJ, with the protein MSKRDYYEVLGVARTASDEELKKAYRRCAMKHHPDRNPGDHAAEAAFKECKEAYEVLSDGNKRRMYDAHGHAAFEHGMGGMGGGGGPGGPDMGDIFGDIFGNIFGGAGGGGRASRRGADIGYVLELDLEEAVAGIERRIEIPTLGECEHCHGSGSEDGKVETCTTCQGRGQVRIQRGIFAMQQSCPHCAGRGQIVQNPCGTCHGAGRVEETKVLSVKIPPGVDNGDRIRLSGEGEAGPAGTPPGDLYVEVRVREHAIFQRDGDDLHCEVPIRISQAALGDTVRVATLGGEAEIRIPAETQTGKLFRLRGKGVRSVRSRSEGDLYCRVVVETPVNLTPDQRKLLEQFESTFTGEDARKHSPKSATFIDGVKGFWDRMTS; encoded by the coding sequence ATGAGCAAACGCGACTATTACGAAGTGCTGGGCGTGGCCCGTACCGCCAGCGACGAGGAACTGAAGAAGGCCTATCGCCGTTGCGCGATGAAGCACCATCCCGACCGCAATCCGGGCGACCATGCCGCCGAGGCCGCGTTCAAGGAGTGCAAGGAGGCCTACGAGGTCCTGTCCGACGGCAACAAGCGGCGCATGTACGACGCGCACGGCCATGCCGCGTTCGAGCACGGCATGGGCGGGATGGGCGGCGGCGGCGGCCCTGGCGGCCCGGACATGGGCGACATCTTCGGCGACATCTTCGGCAACATCTTCGGCGGTGCCGGCGGCGGTGGCCGCGCGTCGCGGCGCGGCGCCGACATCGGCTACGTGCTGGAGCTAGACCTGGAAGAAGCGGTGGCCGGGATCGAGCGGCGCATCGAGATCCCGACCCTTGGCGAATGCGAGCACTGCCACGGCAGCGGTTCGGAAGACGGCAAGGTCGAGACCTGCACGACCTGCCAAGGGCGCGGCCAGGTCCGCATCCAGCGCGGCATCTTCGCGATGCAGCAGAGCTGCCCGCATTGCGCCGGGCGTGGCCAGATCGTGCAGAACCCGTGCGGCACCTGCCACGGCGCCGGTCGCGTCGAGGAGACCAAGGTGCTGTCGGTGAAGATCCCGCCGGGCGTGGACAACGGCGACCGCATCCGCCTGTCCGGCGAGGGCGAGGCCGGTCCTGCCGGCACCCCGCCTGGCGACCTGTACGTGGAAGTGCGGGTGCGCGAGCACGCGATCTTCCAGCGCGACGGCGACGACCTGCATTGCGAAGTGCCGATCCGCATCTCCCAGGCCGCGCTCGGCGACACCGTGCGCGTGGCCACGCTGGGCGGCGAGGCGGAGATCCGCATTCCCGCCGAGACCCAGACCGGCAAGCTGTTCCGGCTGCGCGGCAAGGGCGTACGCTCGGTGCGCAGCCGCAGCGAAGGCGACCTGTACTGCCGCGTGGTGGTGGAAACCCCGGTCAACCTCACCCCCGACCAGCGCAAGCTGCTGGAGCAGTTCGAATCCACCTTCACCGGCGAGGACGCGCGCAAGCATTCGCCCAAGTCGGCGACCTTCATCGACGGGGTGAAGGGGTTCTGGGATCGGATGACGTCGTGA
- a CDS encoding prephenate dehydrogenase, whose protein sequence is MSQRPVVGIVGSAGAYGRWLDRFFRERMQLEVVGHDPADPQSLDPDALLQRAQVLIFSAPIRHTPALIGDYVRRAAGRERAQLWLDVTSVKREPVAAMLASQAEVAGLHPMTAPPKSPTLKGRVLVVCEARLAHWQPWLQQLCAALEAECVRTTPDHHDRVMALVQAMVHASHLAQAGVLREHAPTLGALDALLPYRSASFELDTAIIARILALNPAIYEDIQFGNPYVGSVLDGLIAQLSRLRDQVGRGDDAARAQFRADFLDANRQALGEATIAHGNYSYERVGYLLADLTEPLTLSVYLPEDRAGSLRALLYVFERHGVSLTSIHSSRTPAGELHFRIGFDPATAAAALQAAATEIDASGIGRVLPR, encoded by the coding sequence GTGAGCCAGCGTCCGGTGGTCGGCATCGTCGGCAGCGCCGGCGCCTATGGCCGCTGGCTGGACCGGTTCTTCCGCGAGCGCATGCAGCTGGAGGTGGTCGGCCACGACCCGGCCGATCCGCAGTCGCTGGATCCGGACGCGCTGCTGCAGCGTGCGCAGGTCCTGATCTTCTCCGCGCCGATTCGGCATACGCCGGCACTGATCGGCGACTACGTGCGCCGCGCCGCCGGGCGCGAACGCGCGCAGCTGTGGCTGGACGTGACCTCGGTCAAGCGCGAGCCGGTGGCGGCGATGCTGGCCTCGCAGGCGGAGGTGGCCGGGCTGCACCCGATGACCGCGCCGCCGAAGTCGCCCACGCTCAAGGGACGCGTGCTGGTGGTGTGCGAAGCGCGGCTGGCGCACTGGCAGCCGTGGCTGCAGCAGCTGTGCGCGGCGCTGGAGGCCGAGTGCGTGCGTACCACGCCCGACCACCACGACCGGGTGATGGCGTTGGTGCAGGCGATGGTGCATGCCAGCCACCTGGCCCAGGCCGGCGTGTTGCGCGAGCATGCGCCGACGCTGGGTGCGTTGGACGCGCTGCTGCCGTACCGCTCGGCCTCGTTCGAGCTGGATACGGCGATCATCGCGCGCATCCTGGCGCTGAATCCGGCCATCTACGAAGACATCCAGTTCGGCAATCCCTACGTCGGCAGCGTGCTCGACGGATTGATCGCGCAGCTGTCGCGGTTGCGCGACCAGGTCGGCCGCGGCGACGACGCGGCGCGTGCGCAGTTCCGCGCCGATTTCCTCGACGCCAATCGCCAGGCGCTGGGCGAGGCGACGATCGCGCACGGCAACTACAGTTACGAGCGGGTCGGCTATCTGCTCGCCGATCTGACCGAGCCGCTGACCCTCAGCGTGTATCTGCCGGAAGACCGCGCCGGATCGTTGCGGGCCCTGCTGTACGTGTTCGAGCGCCACGGCGTCAGCCTGACCTCGATCCATTCCTCGCGCACGCCGGCAGGCGAGCTGCATTTCCGCATCGGCTTCGATCCTGCGACCGCTGCGGCCGCGTTGCAGGCGGCGGCAACCGAGATCGACGCCAGCGGCATCGGCCGGGTGTTGCCGCGCTGA
- the dnaK gene encoding molecular chaperone DnaK, which produces MGKIIGIDLGTTNSCVAIMDGGKARVIENSEGDRTTPSIVAYTKDGEVLVGASAKRQAVTNPKNTFYAVKRLIGRKFTDAEVQKDIGLVPYGIVQHDNGDAWVATADGRKLASQEISAQVLEKMKKTAEAFLGEVVTEAVITVPAYFNDSQRQATKDAGRIAGLDVKRIINEPTAAALAYGLDKGQGGDRKIAVYDLGGGTFDVSIIEIANVDGEKQFEVLATNGDTFLGGEDFDKRVIDYLVDEFNKDQGIDLRKDPLALQRLKDAAERAKIELSTSQQTEVNLPYVTADASGPKHLNIKLTRAKLEALVEDLVKRTIEPCRTALNDAGLRASDVTEVILVGGQTRMPKVQQAVSEFFGKEPRKDVNPDEAVALGAAIQGGVLAGDVKDVLLLDVTPLSLGIETLGGVFTKIIEKNTTIPTKASQTFSTAEDNQSAVTVHVLQGEREQARYNKSLAKFDLSGIEPAPRGLPQVEVSFDIDANGILHVSAKDKKTNKEQKVEIKAGSGLSDDEIQRMVADAEANREEDKKFHELVQARNQADGLIHATRSAITEHGSKVGGDVIGKVESALADLETAMKGDDKGQIEAKTKALEEAGQSLYAAAAAGEQQPGAAPGGAQAAGDDVVDAEFTEVKDDKK; this is translated from the coding sequence CGACCAACTCGTGCGTGGCGATCATGGACGGCGGCAAGGCCCGCGTCATCGAAAATTCCGAAGGCGATCGCACCACGCCCTCGATCGTCGCCTACACCAAGGACGGCGAAGTGCTGGTGGGCGCCTCGGCCAAGCGCCAGGCGGTCACCAATCCGAAGAACACCTTCTACGCGGTGAAGCGCCTGATCGGCCGCAAGTTCACCGACGCCGAAGTGCAGAAGGACATCGGCCTGGTGCCGTACGGCATCGTCCAGCATGACAACGGCGACGCCTGGGTGGCCACCGCCGACGGCCGCAAGCTGGCCTCGCAGGAAATCTCAGCGCAGGTGCTGGAGAAGATGAAGAAGACCGCCGAGGCGTTCCTGGGCGAGGTGGTCACCGAGGCGGTCATCACCGTGCCGGCGTACTTCAACGACAGCCAGCGCCAGGCGACCAAGGACGCCGGCCGCATCGCCGGCCTGGACGTCAAGCGCATCATCAACGAGCCGACCGCCGCGGCGCTGGCCTACGGCCTGGACAAGGGCCAGGGCGGCGACCGCAAGATCGCGGTGTACGACCTGGGCGGCGGCACCTTCGACGTGTCGATCATCGAGATCGCCAACGTCGACGGCGAGAAGCAGTTCGAAGTGCTGGCCACCAACGGCGACACCTTCCTGGGCGGCGAAGACTTCGACAAGCGCGTCATCGACTACCTCGTCGACGAGTTCAACAAGGACCAGGGCATCGACCTGCGCAAGGATCCGCTGGCGCTGCAGCGCCTGAAGGACGCGGCCGAGCGCGCCAAGATCGAGCTGTCGACCTCGCAGCAGACCGAAGTCAACCTGCCGTACGTCACCGCCGACGCGTCGGGCCCGAAGCACCTGAACATCAAGCTGACCCGGGCCAAGCTCGAGGCGCTGGTCGAGGACCTGGTCAAGCGCACCATCGAGCCGTGCCGCACCGCGCTCAACGACGCCGGCCTGCGCGCCAGCGACGTGACCGAGGTGATCCTGGTCGGCGGCCAGACCCGCATGCCGAAGGTGCAGCAGGCGGTGTCCGAGTTCTTCGGCAAGGAGCCGCGCAAGGACGTCAACCCCGACGAGGCCGTGGCGCTGGGCGCCGCGATCCAGGGCGGCGTGCTGGCCGGCGACGTCAAGGACGTGCTGCTGCTCGACGTGACTCCGCTGAGCCTGGGCATCGAGACCCTGGGCGGCGTGTTCACCAAGATCATCGAGAAGAACACCACGATCCCGACCAAGGCCTCGCAGACCTTCTCCACCGCCGAGGACAACCAGTCCGCGGTCACCGTACACGTGCTGCAGGGCGAGCGCGAGCAGGCCCGCTACAACAAGTCGCTGGCCAAGTTCGACCTGTCCGGGATCGAGCCGGCGCCGCGCGGCCTGCCGCAGGTGGAGGTGTCCTTCGACATCGACGCCAACGGCATCCTGCACGTGTCGGCCAAGGACAAGAAGACCAACAAGGAACAGAAGGTCGAGATCAAGGCCGGCTCGGGCCTGTCGGACGACGAGATCCAGCGGATGGTCGCCGACGCGGAAGCCAACCGCGAGGAAGACAAGAAGTTCCATGAGCTGGTGCAGGCGCGCAACCAGGCCGACGGCCTGATCCACGCCACCCGCAGCGCGATCACCGAACACGGCAGCAAGGTCGGCGGCGATGTGATCGGCAAGGTCGAGTCGGCCCTGGCGGACCTGGAAACGGCGATGAAGGGCGACGACAAGGGCCAGATCGAGGCCAAGACCAAGGCGCTGGAAGAGGCCGGTCAGTCGCTGTACGCGGCCGCGGCCGCCGGCGAACAGCAGCCGGGCGCCGCCCCGGGCGGTGCGCAGGCCGCCGGCGACGACGTGGTCGACGCCGAGTTCACCGAGGTCAAGGACGACAAGAAGTAA
- a CDS encoding RNA polymerase sigma factor, whose protein sequence is MDALVETSDEALMLAYAAGDAGAFETLYARHRGRLYHYLLRQLRDVALAEEMFQDVWQRVIAARQGWQPQAAFSTWLLRIAHNRLGDHWRAAKHRPAAPADADLRTASVPDPDTPERQLSAFEQRRQLQLALDDLPEDQREVLLLRLEQELSLEEIGQITGVGRETVKSRLRYAMDKLRARLGE, encoded by the coding sequence GTGGATGCCCTGGTCGAAACGAGCGATGAAGCCCTGATGCTGGCCTATGCGGCCGGCGACGCCGGCGCGTTCGAAACCTTGTACGCGCGCCACCGCGGCCGCCTCTATCACTACCTGCTGCGCCAGCTGCGCGACGTGGCGCTGGCCGAGGAAATGTTCCAGGACGTGTGGCAGCGGGTCATCGCCGCGCGCCAGGGCTGGCAGCCGCAGGCGGCGTTCAGTACCTGGCTGTTGCGCATCGCCCACAATCGGCTCGGCGATCACTGGCGCGCGGCCAAGCACCGCCCGGCCGCGCCGGCCGACGCCGATCTACGCACCGCCAGCGTGCCGGATCCGGATACCCCGGAACGGCAGCTGTCCGCGTTCGAACAGCGGCGCCAGCTGCAGCTGGCGCTCGACGACTTGCCGGAGGATCAACGCGAAGTGCTGCTGCTGCGCCTGGAACAGGAACTGAGCCTGGAGGAGATCGGACAGATCACCGGGGTCGGCCGCGAGACGGTCAAGTCGCGGCTGCGCTATGCGATGGACAAACTGCGCGCGAGGCTGGGCGAATGA
- a CDS encoding ABC transporter transmembrane domain-containing protein: MNDPSADQAKSLRKLGSLRTLWPFVQRQRGLFGAWLFALAVSSSATLSLPVAVRQMIDHGFSDGSRINQSFALLFAVAVVLAIATALRFYFVSLLGEKVVADLRGRLYAHLIGLHAGFHDRNRSGELVSRLSADSELLRGVIGSTMSVALRSTVTVVGSIVMLFVTSPHLAAYALLGIPLAVLPIVLGARRLQKISRASQDRVADANTLAAETLGAVRTVQAHAREPYERGRFGQALALSVDVARRRVRAQALITATAIVLVFGAIVLVLWSGAHEVAAGELSAGALGQFVLYAMFGGGSVASLAEVWNDLQRAAGGMGRIAELFAERPEVVAPAAPQALPQPLRGEVRFENVVFRYPQRPDHPALDGFDLHVRPGESVALVGPSGAGKSTVLSLLLRFHDPQAGTVRVDGADLRELDPAQLREGIGLVPQHPTLFAASAADNIRYGRLEASEAEVEAAAQAAEADAFIRQLPGGYASELGERGARLSGGQQQRIAIARALLKDAPILLLDEATSALDAQSEHAVQQALERLMAGRTTLVIAHRLATVLKADRIVVMDHGRIVAQGTHAELLAQGGLYAELARLQFID, from the coding sequence ATGAACGATCCGTCGGCCGACCAGGCCAAGTCGCTGCGCAAGCTCGGCAGCCTGCGCACCTTGTGGCCGTTCGTGCAGCGCCAGCGCGGCCTGTTCGGCGCCTGGCTGTTCGCGCTGGCGGTGTCCTCCAGCGCGACGCTGAGCCTGCCGGTGGCGGTGCGGCAGATGATCGACCACGGCTTCAGCGACGGCAGCAGGATCAACCAGTCCTTCGCGCTGCTGTTCGCGGTGGCGGTGGTGCTGGCGATCGCCACCGCGCTGCGCTTCTACTTCGTGTCCCTGCTCGGCGAGAAAGTCGTCGCCGACCTGCGCGGGCGGCTGTACGCGCACCTGATCGGCCTGCACGCCGGCTTCCACGACCGCAACCGCAGCGGCGAACTGGTGTCGCGGCTGTCGGCCGACAGCGAACTGCTGCGCGGGGTGATCGGCAGCACCATGTCGGTGGCGCTGCGCAGCACGGTGACGGTGGTCGGCAGCATCGTGATGCTGTTCGTGACCAGTCCGCACCTGGCCGCCTATGCACTGCTCGGCATCCCGCTGGCGGTGTTGCCGATCGTGCTCGGCGCGCGCCGCCTGCAGAAGATCTCGCGCGCCAGCCAGGACCGCGTCGCCGACGCCAACACGCTGGCCGCCGAGACCCTGGGCGCGGTGCGCACGGTGCAGGCGCATGCGCGCGAACCCTACGAGCGCGGCCGCTTCGGCCAGGCGCTGGCGCTGTCGGTGGACGTGGCGCGGCGCCGGGTGCGCGCGCAGGCGCTGATCACCGCCACCGCGATCGTGCTGGTGTTCGGCGCGATCGTGCTGGTGCTGTGGTCCGGCGCGCACGAGGTGGCAGCCGGCGAACTGAGCGCCGGCGCGCTCGGCCAGTTCGTGCTGTATGCGATGTTCGGCGGCGGCTCGGTGGCGTCCCTGGCCGAAGTCTGGAACGACCTGCAACGCGCGGCCGGCGGCATGGGCCGCATCGCCGAACTGTTCGCCGAACGTCCCGAGGTGGTGGCGCCGGCCGCGCCGCAGGCGCTGCCGCAGCCGCTGCGCGGCGAGGTGCGCTTCGAGAACGTGGTGTTCCGCTACCCGCAGCGGCCCGATCATCCGGCGCTGGACGGCTTCGACCTGCACGTGCGGCCCGGCGAGAGCGTGGCCCTGGTCGGCCCGTCCGGCGCCGGCAAGAGCACCGTGCTGTCGCTGTTGCTGCGCTTCCACGACCCGCAGGCCGGTACGGTACGGGTGGACGGCGCCGACCTGCGCGAGTTGGACCCGGCGCAGCTGCGCGAAGGCATCGGCCTGGTCCCGCAGCATCCGACCCTGTTCGCCGCCAGTGCCGCCGACAACATCCGCTACGGCCGGCTCGAGGCCAGCGAGGCCGAGGTCGAGGCCGCGGCGCAGGCGGCCGAGGCCGATGCCTTCATCCGCCAGCTGCCGGGCGGCTACGCCAGCGAACTGGGCGAGCGTGGCGCGCGCCTGTCCGGTGGCCAGCAGCAGCGCATCGCCATCGCCCGCGCCTTGCTCAAGGACGCGCCGATCCTGCTGCTGGACGAAGCCACCAGCGCGCTCGACGCGCAGAGCGAACATGCCGTGCAGCAGGCGCTGGAACGGCTGATGGCCGGACGCACCACGCTGGTGATCGCGCACCGCCTGGCGACCGTACTCAAGGCCGACCGCATCGTGGTGATGGACCATGGCCGCATCGTCGCCCAGGGCACCCATGCCGAGCTGCTGGCGCAGGGCGGCCTGTACGCGGAACTGGCGCGGCTGCAATTCATCGACTGA
- a CDS encoding YigZ family protein yields MPDTLPHPVSHSVDIKHSRFLAHAAPIADAGAALAFVQQVAVADATHNCWAYRFGDDYRSSDDGEPAGTAGRPILAAIDGQGFDRVAVVVTRWYGGIKLGAGGLVRAYGGSAAECLRLAPRQPLLALSLLTVHCGFDDLGIVHATLSACAAEKLDERFDAEGAELRLRLPSDRVDTLKTRLRDATRNRVRCSETSPA; encoded by the coding sequence ATGCCCGATACGCTTCCCCACCCCGTCAGCCACAGCGTGGACATCAAGCACAGCCGCTTCCTGGCCCACGCGGCGCCGATCGCCGACGCCGGCGCGGCGCTGGCGTTCGTGCAGCAGGTCGCGGTGGCCGACGCCACCCACAACTGCTGGGCCTACCGGTTCGGCGACGACTACCGCTCCAGCGACGACGGCGAACCGGCCGGCACCGCCGGCCGGCCGATCCTGGCGGCGATCGACGGCCAGGGCTTCGACCGCGTGGCGGTGGTGGTCACGCGCTGGTACGGCGGCATCAAGCTCGGCGCCGGCGGCCTGGTCCGCGCCTACGGCGGCAGCGCCGCCGAGTGCCTGCGGCTGGCGCCGCGGCAACCGCTGCTGGCGTTGAGCCTGCTGACCGTGCACTGCGGGTTCGACGATCTCGGCATCGTGCACGCGACGCTGAGCGCCTGCGCTGCCGAAAAACTCGATGAACGTTTCGACGCCGAGGGCGCCGAATTGCGCCTGCGCCTGCCCAGCGATCGCGTGGACACCTTGAAAACACGGCTGCGCGACGCCACTCGGAACAGGGTCCGCTGCTCGGAAACCTCCCCCGCATGA